In the bacterium genome, TTCCCTATGATGAAATGGAATCAAAACTTGGTTGTTATCTTCCTGTTGTTGAGACATATGCTAAGTTTCATCAGCCAGCAAAGCTTGAAGATATCATTACCATAGGAACTAAGATACTGCAAAAGCCATCGATTATTCTTAGATTCGATTATGAAATTTTATGTGAGGGCATCCTAATAACACAAGGATATACAACTCATGTTTTTCTGAATGGAAAGACTGGCAAGCCTGGACGTCCTCCAATAGGACTAAAAGAATTGTTCGATAAGTCTTTTAAGGAAAAAGATGTTTAACCAACTTTTATTAAACGGCATTATCGCCGGCAGTATATATGCCTTGATAGCCTTGGGCTTCACGGTTATTTATAAAACCGTCCGTTTCTTCCACTTCGCCCACGGTGTGGTTTATACTGCCGGAGCTTATTTTGCCTATAGCCTTTCTATCCAATTAGGCATTAATCCCATACTCTCTTTTTTTTTGCCTCGATCCTTGCAGCCATCCTCGGTATAGTCATTGACCGGATTATCTATCTACCCTTAAGAAAGCACAGGGCGCCCGGCCTGGTTTTTCTCATAGCCTCTTTCGGTGTATATATCTTTA is a window encoding:
- a CDS encoding thioesterase family protein, coding for MIKNEESIRVRYSEVDQLRFVYYSRYFEYFEIGRLSLLRVCGFPYDEMESKLGCYLPVVETYAKFHQPAKLEDIITIGTKILQKPSIILRFDYEILCEGILITQGYTTHVFLNGKTGKPGRPPIGLKELFDKSFKEKDV